A single region of the Ziziphus jujuba cultivar Dongzao chromosome 10, ASM3175591v1 genome encodes:
- the LOC107412465 gene encoding ABC transporter G family member 15 isoform X2 yields MTGNVLLNGKRRRLNYGVAAYVTQEDVLLGTLTVRETITYSAYLRLPPTLSKEEVNGIIEATIMEMGLQDCADRNIGNWHLRGISGGEKKRLSIALEILTRPRLLFLDEPTSGLDSASAFFVIQTLRNIARGGPTVISSIHQPSSEVFTLFDDLFLLSGGQTVYFGPAKKAVEFFAKAGVPCPRRRNPSDHFLRCINSDFDKITTTLMGSNRMDICNSGIEMCSDPLMNRATAEIKAMLVEKYRCSEYSLIARERIREILTIEGLGNERKSGSQAKWWKQLSVLTRRSFVNMSRDVGYYWLRIGVYIALSICVGSIFFDVGTNFGAILARGACGGFLSGFMTFMSIGGFPSFLEEMKVFYKERLNGHYGVAVYILSNFLSSFPFLALMSLSTGTITYYMVKFRPEFSNYLYLSLDLISSIATVESSMMIIASLVPNFLMGVIIGAGYIGIMMMTSGFFRLLPDLPKPIWRYPISYINYGAWGLQGAYKNDMIGLEFDSFAPNGPKLKGEFILKNMLGVQLDHSKWWDLAAVVFILVSFRLLFFAILKFKERASPYYRTFYTKRTLRNLKKRSSFRKTAVSFPSKRHQPLHPLSAQEGFNSPLH; encoded by the exons ATGACAGGAAACGTTCTTCTTAATGGGAAGAGGAGGAGGCTAAATTATGGTGTTGCT GCTTATGTGACCCAAGAAGATGTACTGTTAGGAACACTAACAGTGAGAGAAACTATAACATACTCAGCTTATCTGAGGCTTCCACCAACTTTATCCAAAGAAGAAGTAAACGGCATCATAGAGGCGACGATTATGGAGATGGGTCTCCAAGACTGTGCTGATCGGAATATTGGGAACTGGCATTTGAGAGGTATAAGCGGTGGGGAGAAGAAGAGATTGAGCATTGCACTTGAAATTCTCACAAGGCCTCGTCTTTTGTTTTTGGATGAACCAACCAGTGGGCTTGACAGTGCTTCAGCTTTCTTCGTTATTCAGACTCTCAGAAACATTGCTCGTGGTGGACCAACTGTTATCTCCTCCATCCATCAGCCAAGTAGTGAAGTTTTTACACTCTTTGATGATCTTTTCTTGCTTTCTGGTGGCCAAACTGTTTATTTTGGACCTGCAAAAAAGGCTGTTGAG TTCTTTGCGAAGGCTGGAGTTCCATGTCCACGTCGAAGAAACCCTTCCGATCACTTTCTTCGCTGTATTAATTCGGACTTCGACAAGATCACAACAACTTTAATGGGCTCTAACAGGATGGATATATGTAATAGT GGAATCGAAATGTGCTCAGATCCTCTAATGAACAGAGCAACAGCAGAGATAAAAGCAATGCTGGTTGAAAAATACAGATGCTCCGAGTACTCATTAATAGCACGAGAAAGGATTCGAGAAATCTTAACCATA GAAGGACTAGGGAACGAAAGAAAGAGTGGGAGCCAAGCAAAATGGTGGAAGCAACTATCAGTATTGACTCGAAGATCTTTCGTGAACATGTCAAGAGATGTGGGATATTACTGGTTAAGAATCGGAGTGTATATAGCATTGTCTATATGTGTTGGTAGCATTTTCTTTGATGTTGGAACAAATTTTGGAGCTATCTTGGCTCGTGGAGCTTGTGGTGGCTTTTTATCTGGTTTCATGACTTTCATGTCCATTGGAGGTTTCCCATCCTTCCTTGAAGAAATGAAG GTGTTTTACAAGGAAAGACTCAATGGGCATTATGGGGTGGCTGTGTATATTCTGTCAAATTTCCTGTCTTCTTTCCCATTCTTGGCTTTGATGTCGCTTAGTACTGGGACTATAACTTACTACATGGTGAAATTTAGGCCTGAATTTTCTAACTACTTGTACCTCAGCCTCGATCTGATCAGCTCCATTGCAACTGTGGAAAGCTCCATGATGATAATAGCTTCCCTTGTTCCAAACTTCTTGATGGGAGTCATAATTGGAGCTGGATATATA GGCATCATGATGATGACCTCTGGGTTCTTCCGCTTGCTGCCCGATCTTCCCAAACCAATCTGGCGTTACCCAATTTCGTACATCAATTATGGTGCCTGGGGATTGCAG GGAGCATACAAGAACGATATGATCGGGCTTGAATTCGATTCCTTTGCACCCAATGGCCCAAAGCTGAAAGGCGAGTTCATTCTTAAAAACATGCTGGGCGTTCAGCTGGATCACTCCAAGTGGTGGGACTTGGCAGCTGTGGTCTTCATTCTTGTATCTTTTAGGCTACTCTTCTTTGCTATCCTCAAGTTCAAGGAGAGAGCTTCACCTTATTATCGAACATTTTACACAAAGAGAACTCTAAGAAATCTCAAGAAGCGCTCTTCGTTCAGGAAAACAGCAGTATCTTTCCCTTCCAAGAGGCATCAACCCCTGCATCCATTGTCTGCTCAAGAGGGTTTCAATTCTCCACTGCATTAA
- the LOC107412466 gene encoding protein TRAUCO, with product MDTLQAAYRDEDDEEDEPANPTATTTTTTSSEPTDLPTNEPTDPPLSEPQNGVVLKTDAEASDDLSESVKSQDNDDEEDEDPPPKKQKQLSSLGTQPSSSDREQTPLPEKAVDNGGPASAAVPTPTSATNSKKSKKKNNNVWVTKSTRKGKKKNKNNNHNAPAEDPVLITPVQRFPDKNDDSPDMNICLSKVYKAEKVELSEDRLSAGSTKGYRMVRATRGVVEGAWYFEIKVVYLGASGHTRLGWSTEKGDLQAPVGYDGNSFGYRDIDGSKVHKALREKYGEEGYKEGDVIGFYINLPDGGTYAPKPPHLVWYKGQRYVCAPDAKEDPPKVVPGSEICFFKNGVCQGVAFKDLYGGRYYPAASMYTLPNQPNCEVKFNFGPDFELFPEDFDGRPPPRPMIEVPYHGFDNRTENGVSNEKKQ from the exons ATGGATACCCTTCAGGCTGCCTACAGAGACGAAGACGACGAAGAAGACGAACCAGCAAACCCCACTGCCACCACCACAACCACCACCAGTTCCGAACCCACTGACCTACCTACCAACGAACCTACCGACCCTCCACTCTCTGAGCCCCAAAACGGTGTCGTACTCAAAACCGACGCCGAAGCCTCCGACGATCTCTCCGAGTCCGTCAAATCCCAAGACAATGACGACGAAGAAGACGAAGACCCGCCACCCAAGAAGCAGAAACAGCTCTCTTCTCTCGGCACCCAACCCTCCTCCTCCGACCGCGAGCAGACTCCGTTGCCCGAAAAGGCCGTCGACAACGGCGGTCCTGCAAGCGCCGCCGTACCTACGCCGACGTCTGCAACGAATTCGAAGAaatcgaagaagaagaacaacaatGTGTGGGTTACCAAGTCGACTCGgaaagggaaaaagaagaacaagaataaCAACCACAATGCCCCTGCCGAGGACCCAGTGTTGATCACTCCGGTGCAGAGATTTCCTGACAAAAACGACGATTCCCCGGATATGAATATCTGTTTGTCGAAGGTCTACAAGGCTGAAAAAGTTGAACTGAGCGAAGATAGGTTGAGTGCTGGGAGTACTAAAGGATATAGAATGGTTAGGGCTACTAGGGGAGTTGTGGAAGGAGCTTGGTACTTTGAAATAAAGGTGGTGTATTTGGGTGCTTCGGGGCATACCCGGCTCGGCTGGTCTACGGAGAAAGGTGACCTTCAGGCACCGGTTGGGTATGACGGGAATAGTTTTGGGTACAGGGATATTGATGGAAGTAAGGTGCATAAGGCTTTGAGGGAGAAATATGGAGAGGAAGGGTATAAGGAAGGTGATGTTATTGGATTCTATATCAACTTGCCGGATGGTGGGACATATGCGCCGAAACCGCCGCATTTGGTTTGGTATAAGGGGCAGCGTTATGTTTGTGCACCTGATGCAAAGGAGGATCCTCCCAAAGTGGTTCCTG GAAGCGAGatatgttttttcaaaaatgggGTATGCCAAGGGGTTGCTTTCAAAGATTTATATGGTGGTCGTTATTATCCTGCTGCTTCAATGTATACTCTTCCCAATCAACCAAATTGTGAGGTCAAATTCAACTTTGGCCCTGACTTTGAACTCTTTCCGGAGGACTTCGATGGGCGTCCACCTCCCAGACCCATGATTGAAGTTCCATACCATGGGTTTGACAATCGAACTGAAAATGGAGTTTCCAACGAGAAAAAGCAGTAG